A genomic window from Spiroplasma helicoides includes:
- a CDS encoding family 20 glycosylhydrolase: MYRENNLKYYNKYEFLNELMVENFNCILINDLNIQVQEVDEYDEVKTIDEFSIDYTSDQQLTIKASNLRSLYYASNYIKENLETNFNKKLKSSLLVRSYLLDISRGKIPKENFIRNLLFYLSSQRINQVYFYIEPNSIVDGEVWLAGFEKILIRKIIEFASKFAIEIIPAVSSFSHLYDLTTKYKEIQDTTAVKYLNREFYFLDRLNHYTLDPLNDNSWKYTKAILDFATENFKSKIINIGCDEPYDLYTKEFIRKVKFADIGEIYFNYVNKIINYILEKNKEPMIWGHAIVDNEDNYFILEKLDKKVKIANCNYHSYPELKQFELVDRNGFEQILCGSDLTFENIFSSYSNASLNILSLYNLSKRLSFCKGLMVTHWGDFGHINSIIQGLLVVKKFNLLAFNQERPKINDESWLIYLSLCHDEVIPYSEIIRWWEEEKLEPEYTINKEKRTKLFKELSSYDSAQSISENSDKVDWLIKNKYKINWLPKYFVGVLLEELDIYKEFLYLNNILILKIKKHYYSLKHVIEETDFINLRKMVNDTFDKFESKLDNYYNCGELGNLRWAYLKLINTIEKIG, encoded by the coding sequence ATGTACAGAGAAAATAATTTAAAATACTATAATAAATATGAGTTTTTAAATGAACTTATGGTTGAGAACTTCAATTGTATTTTGATTAATGACTTAAATATTCAAGTTCAAGAAGTTGATGAATATGATGAAGTGAAAACGATCGATGAATTTTCAATTGATTATACAAGTGATCAACAATTAACTATTAAAGCTTCTAATTTGAGATCTTTATATTATGCAAGTAATTACATCAAAGAGAACTTAGAGACTAATTTTAATAAAAAGTTAAAAAGCTCATTATTAGTAAGATCATATTTATTAGATATAAGTAGGGGAAAAATACCAAAAGAAAATTTTATTAGAAACTTATTATTTTATTTATCAAGTCAAAGAATTAATCAAGTTTATTTTTATATAGAACCAAATAGTATAGTTGATGGGGAGGTATGATTAGCAGGATTTGAAAAAATTCTGATTAGAAAAATAATTGAGTTTGCATCAAAATTTGCTATTGAAATAATTCCTGCTGTTTCATCTTTTAGTCATTTATATGATTTAACTACTAAATATAAAGAAATCCAAGATACTACAGCTGTAAAGTACTTAAATAGAGAGTTTTACTTTTTAGATAGACTTAATCACTACACATTAGACCCATTGAACGATAACTCATGAAAATACACAAAAGCAATCTTGGATTTTGCAACGGAAAATTTTAAATCAAAAATTATTAATATTGGTTGCGATGAACCTTATGATTTATATACTAAGGAGTTTATTAGAAAAGTTAAGTTTGCAGACATTGGAGAAATTTATTTTAATTATGTTAATAAAATAATTAATTATATATTAGAAAAAAATAAAGAACCAATGATTTGAGGCCATGCGATCGTTGATAATGAGGATAATTATTTTATATTAGAGAAATTAGATAAAAAAGTCAAAATAGCTAATTGCAACTATCACTCTTATCCTGAATTAAAACAGTTTGAACTAGTTGATAGAAATGGATTTGAACAAATTTTATGTGGAAGTGATTTAACTTTTGAAAATATATTTTCAAGCTATTCCAATGCAAGCTTAAATATATTATCCCTTTATAATCTCTCTAAAAGATTAAGTTTTTGCAAAGGACTTATGGTAACCCATTGAGGCGATTTTGGTCACATCAACAGTATAATTCAAGGATTACTAGTTGTTAAAAAATTTAATTTATTAGCTTTTAATCAAGAAAGACCTAAAATTAATGATGAGTCTTGGTTAATTTATTTATCACTTTGTCACGATGAAGTTATTCCATACAGTGAAATTATAAGATGGTGAGAAGAAGAAAAATTAGAACCAGAATATACAATTAATAAAGAAAAAAGAACTAAACTTTTTAAAGAATTATCTTCATATGATTCTGCACAATCAATTAGTGAAAATTCTGATAAAGTTGATTGACTTATAAAAAATAAATACAAAATAAACTGATTACCTAAATATTTTGTAGGGGTTTTGTTAGAAGAGCTAGATATTTATAAAGAATTCTTATATCTAAACAATATCTTAATATTAAAAATCAAAAAACACTATTATAGTTTAAAACATGTTATTGAAGAAACTGATTTTATAAATTTAAGAAAAATGGTTAATGACACTTTTGATAAATTTGAAAGTAAACTCGATAACTACTATAATTGTGGAGAACTAGGTAATCTTAGATGAGCTTATTTAAAACTTATAAATACAATTGAAAAAATAGGTTAG
- the hisS gene encoding histidine--tRNA ligase: MIKKPRGTEDLFEKKAKEYFALEMIFRNIADLYNYNEIRTPLFEDANLFLRGVGEQTDIVNKEMYIFSDKKDRQLALRPEGTAPVVRAVLENKLYINENLPLKLFYFGSMFRYERPQKGRQREFTTFGVETLGSKSPESDSEIVCLAVNILNSVGIKNYNLYINHLVNGDKRKEYIKELKKQLQNIELCDDCKIRIEKNPLRVLDCKIDQNEFDDIIDMKDYLNDEEKTYYRNFKQNLKNLGITFIEDKKLVRGLDYYTGFVFEIKDKNNLTLIAGGRYDNLVNELGQVDLPASGWGLGVERIIVNLKENEIFLSEEVCLDAYIIGLSEKAKQFCNILLLMLRSANLKVDFDFMGRSLKSAFKQSEKYNSKNIIIIGNNELKENVVILKKQNNKTEKKVKFENIVDEIMRGN, from the coding sequence ATGATTAAAAAACCAAGAGGAACTGAAGATTTATTTGAAAAAAAAGCAAAGGAATACTTCGCATTAGAAATGATTTTTAGAAATATTGCTGATTTATATAATTATAATGAAATAAGAACACCATTATTTGAGGATGCTAATTTATTTTTAAGAGGTGTTGGGGAACAAACGGATATTGTTAATAAAGAAATGTATATATTTAGTGATAAAAAAGATCGTCAATTAGCATTAAGACCAGAAGGTACAGCACCAGTTGTCAGAGCAGTTTTAGAAAATAAATTGTATATAAATGAAAACCTACCACTTAAGTTATTTTATTTTGGAAGCATGTTTAGATACGAAAGACCCCAAAAAGGTAGGCAAAGAGAATTTACTACCTTTGGAGTTGAAACACTTGGATCAAAATCTCCTGAATCAGACAGCGAAATTGTTTGTTTGGCTGTAAATATCTTAAACTCAGTTGGAATTAAAAATTACAATTTATATATAAATCATTTGGTTAACGGTGATAAAAGAAAAGAGTATATAAAAGAATTAAAAAAACAACTGCAAAACATTGAATTATGTGATGATTGTAAAATTAGAATTGAAAAAAATCCATTAAGAGTGCTTGATTGTAAAATAGATCAAAATGAATTTGACGATATTATTGATATGAAAGATTATTTAAATGACGAGGAAAAAACTTATTATAGGAATTTTAAACAAAATTTGAAAAATCTAGGTATTACATTTATCGAAGATAAAAAGCTTGTAAGAGGTTTGGACTACTACACTGGCTTTGTATTTGAAATAAAAGATAAAAATAATTTAACTCTTATTGCTGGGGGTAGGTATGATAATCTAGTTAATGAATTGGGGCAAGTTGATTTACCAGCTTCAGGTTGAGGTTTAGGTGTTGAAAGAATTATTGTAAATTTAAAAGAAAATGAAATATTTTTAAGTGAAGAAGTTTGTTTGGATGCATATATTATAGGTTTAAGCGAAAAAGCTAAACAATTTTGCAATATTTTGTTGTTAATGTTAAGATCCGCAAATTTAAAAGTTGATTTTGATTTTATGGGTAGAAGTTTAAAATCTGCATTTAAACAATCAGAAAAATATAATTCAAAAAATATCATAATAATTGGTAATAATGAATTAAAAGAGAATGTTGTAATA